The DNA window GCCGTGCGCAAGCGGCCGGGCATGTATATCGGCGACACCGACGACGGATCCGGCCTGCACCACATGGTCTATGAGGTCGTGGACAACGCCATCGACGAGGCGCTGGCCGGCCACGCCACCGAAGTGCGCGTCACGCTGAACGCCGAGGGCTCCGTTACGGTGTCCGACAACGGACGTGGCATTCCGACCGACATTCACTCGGGCGAAGGCGTTTCGGCGGCCGAGGTCATCATGACCCAGCTCCACGCCGGCGGTAAGTTCGACCAGAATTCCTACAAGGTCTCCGGCGGTCTCCATGGCGTCGGCGTCTCGGTCGTGAATGCGCTGTCCACCTGGCTGGACCTGCGCATCTGGCGGGCCGGCAACGAGCATCGCATGCGCTTTCGCCATGGCGATCCGGAAGCGCCGCTGAAGATCGTCGGTCCGGCGGACGGGCGCAAGGGCACGGAAGTGACCTTCATGCCGAGCCCCGAGACCTTCACCATGATCGAGTTCGACTATGCGACGCTGGAGCGGCGCCTGCGCGAACTCGCCTTCCTGAATTCCGGCGTCAGGATCATCCTGTCCGATTTGCGCGGCGTCGAGCCGAGGGTGGATGAACTGCACTACGAGGGCGGTCTGGAAGCCTTCGTGCGCTATCTCGACCGCTCCAAGAAGCCGCTCATCGCCGCGCCGATCACCACCTCCACCGAGCGCGACGGCGTGACGGTCGAGGCGGCGCTGTGGTGGAACGACAGCTACCACGAGCATGTGCTCTGCTTCACCAACAACATTCCCCAGCGCGACGGCGGCACCCATCTGGCCGGCTTTCGCGGGGCGCTGACCCGGCAGGTGACGTCCTATGCGGAATCGAGCGGCATCGCCAAGCGCGAGAAGGTCTCGCTCACCGGCGACGACTGCCGCGAGGGGCTGACCTGCGTCCTCTCCGTGAAGGTGCCGGACCCGAAATTCTCGTCCCAGACCAAGGACAAGCTCGTCTCCTCCGAGGTGCGGCCTGTGGTCGAGGGCGCCCTCAACGAAGCTTTCGCCACCTGGTTCGAGGAGCATCCCGCCGAGGCCAAGGTCATCGTCTCCAAGGTCTGCGAGGCGGCCGCAGCCCGCGAGGCGGCGCGCAAGGCCCGCGAACTGACCCGGCGCAAGGGCGCGCTCGACGTCGCCTCCCTGCCGGGCAAGCTCGCCGACTGTCAGGAGCGTGACCCGTCAAAGTCCGAAATCTTCATCGTCGAGGGTGACTCGGCCGGCGGATCGGCCAAGAGCGGGCGCAACCGCGCCAACCAGGCGATCCTGCCGTTGCGCGGCAAGATCCTGAATGTCGAGCGTGCGCGCTTCGACAAGATGCTCTCCTCCGACATGATCGGCACGCTGATCACGGCGCTTGGCACCTCCATCGGCCCGGACGAGTTCAACGCCGACAAGCTGCGCTACCACAAGATCATCATCATGACGGACGCCGACGTCGACGGCGCCCACATCCGCACCCTGCTGCTCACCTTCTTCTTCCGCCAGATGCCGGAACTGATCGAGCGCGGCCACATCTACATTGCCCAGCCGCCGCTCTACAAGGTCACCCGGGGCAAGTCGGAGACCTATCTGAAGGACGAGCGTGCCTTCGAGGACTTCCTGATCGATCAGGGCCTTGAGGATGCCAGCCTGACGCTCGCCAGCGGCGAGGTCCGTGCCGGCGAGGACCTGCGCGCCATCATCAATCGGGCGCGGCAGATTCGTGCGATCCTGGAAGGGCTTCACACGCGCTACGATCGCGGTGTCGTCGAGCAGGCCGCAATCGCCGGGGCGCTCAACGCCGAAATTCTCTCCGATCACGAAAAGGCGCTCGTCGCGGCGGCCTATGTCGCCCGCCGGCTGGATATCCTGGCCGAGGAATACGAGCGTGGCTGGACCGGCGAGGCGCGCGAGGACGGTTCGCTGCTGTTCGAGCGCACCGTCCGCGGCGTGAGGGAGGCGACCGGCGTCGACCACGCGCTGCTTTCGTCGGCCGATGCCCGCAAGCTCGACGGTCATTCCCAGCATCTGCAGGAGATTTACGGCAAGGCGGCGATGCTGCGCCGGCGCGAGCAGGAAATGCCGGTGCGCGGCCCCAGCGCGCTGCTGGATGCGATCTTCGCCCTTGGCCGCAAGGGCATTACCATGCAGCGCTACAAGGGCCTTGGCGAGATGAACGCCGAGCAGCTCTGGGAAACGACGCTCGATCCCTCCATCCGCTCGCTGCTGCAGGTGAAGGTCTCCGAGGCGATGGAGGCCGACGACATCTTCATGCGCCTGATGGGCGACGAGGTGGAACCGCGCCGCGAGTTCATCCAGACCAACGCGCTCTCGGTGGCGAACCTCGACGTTTGAGGATGCAGGCCGCTCAGTCTCCCGGGCGCGGTAAGGTGCCCGGACGGGGGGGATGGCCTTCGTGGCTGGAATAGTCTTCCGGATCGAGGTCGACCACACCGTCGCGGCGCCGGAAGCCGCCGCCCGTCGTGCCGCGCGTTGCAACGGTCACGGTCATCCGGCTCTGGATGGTCGAGGCGATGGCGTGGCGGATCGGCGGCACGAGAAGCAGGAAGCCGAGGCCCGAGGTCACAAAGCCGGGCGTCAGCACCATCAGCGCCGCGACGGCGAGCAGGGCGCCCTCCACGAGTTCGGTGCCCGGAATGCGTCCGGCATCCATTTCCGAGCGCAAACGCGTGAGGACCCGGATCCCCTGCGAGCGCAGCAGCGCACCGCCGATGAGGATGCCGGCCGCCACCAGCCCCAGCGTTGCCAGGACGCCGATCTTCGCGCCGACGATGATGAAGACCGCGATCTCGATTGCCGGCAGCAGCAGAACGAAAACGGGCAAAAGAAACAAAAGTGGCATGCCGTGGCCTTTTTCCTTGGAACGCTTTCCTGGACGCTGGTCTTCCTGCTCTCTTGGTTAAGAGGCGGTGAACGGGGCCTGAAGCCTTCAACACGTTCTTCCCGAACGTGTTACGATACCGCTGCAATCGCCGGAAACCTCGCCGGCAGCTCGTTCCTCCGGCGCTGCGTCAACGAATTTCGTGACGGGCGATTGGATCGCGGGTAGACCTTTCTTACATAGGAGGGTATCGGCATGATCCCAATGCCCTCAACGAAATTAGACATGCGCGCTCGATGAACGGATTTATGGACCTGACCAGCCTCATCTTCCTGGTAATCGCCGTTGCGGTTTTCTGGCGTCTGCGTTCAGTGCTGGGCAGCCGCACCGGCAACGAGCGTCCGCCGGTGGACCCCTATTCCAAACGCGACGAGCAGGTGGCCAGCAACAACGACAATGTCGTGACGCTGCCGAGTGCGCGTCGCCGCGAGGGCGATGTGCCCGCCGAGGCGAACCAGCATATCGATGCGGTCGCGCCCGAGGGCACGGCGCTCAACGACGCGCTCAAGACCATCCTCTCCGCCGACAGCAGCTTCGATCCGGACTATTTCCTCGAAGGTGCGAAGGCGGCCTACGAGATGATCGTGACGGCCTATGCCAAGGGCGACCGCGGCGAACTGAAGTCGCTGCTGTCCACCGAGGTCTTCACGAGTTTTGCAAGCGCCATCGGCGAGCGCGAGAAGCAGGGCCAGAAGATGGACTTCACCTTCGTCGGCGTCGACAAGGCGGAAATCATCGAGGCGATGCTGAAGGACGGCGACGCCCAGGTGACCGTGCGCTTCGTCAGCCAGCTCATCTCCGCCACCTATGACGCCAACGGAACGCTGATCGACGGCGAGCCCACCAAGGTGGCCGAAGTCACCGACATCTGGACCTTTGCCCGCCCGGTCCGCGCGCGCGACCCGAACTGGAAGCTGGTTGCCACGGAAGCCGACGGCTGACGCCGCCTGACGGAGGCAACAGCCGATGACCTCGTCCCACCCGTCCGCCCGTCTGAAGCCGATCGGCTTTTCGGACCTTGAAGGCTGGGCGGGCGACGATCACGGCGCGGCCTTTTCGGCTTTCCGCCTGAGCGCGGAAAAAATCCTCGCCTCTCCTCCTTCGACTAAGGGGCTCGGCCTCTCCGGCGATGCGCTGGTCGGCCCCGCCGAAGCCGCCCTGCGCCAGGGCAGTGGAACCGACGCCGATACGGCGCGGCGCTTCTTCGAGCACTGGTTCGTGCCGCATCGCATCCGGCCGGCCGAGGGCGGCGGCTTCGTCACCGGTTATTTCGAGCCGGAGGTGGAAGGCTCGCGCCATCGCTCGGAGCGATTTCCAACGCCGCTCTACGCCAGGCCGATAGGCCTTGCCGAAATTCCCTCAGGCGCCGATCGCGGTTCTGTCCCGAAGGACGTCACCTGGGCGCTGGCAACGCCGGACGGCCTTGCCGAGATGCCCGATCGCGGCGCCATTCAGGCCGGCGCGCTCGATGGCAGGGGGCTGGAACTCGTCTATGTGAAAAGCCTCGTCGAGGCCTTCTTCATCCATGTGCAGGGCTCCGCCCGCATCAGGCTTGCCGAAGGCGGCTCGATGCGCGTCGGCTTTGCCGGCAAGACCGGCCATCCCTATTTTCCCGTCGGCAAGGTGCTGATCGAGCGCGGGTTGTTCCAGCCGCACGAGGTCACCGCCGATGTCCTGCGGCACTGGCTCGACACGCATCCGGAAGACGTGCCCGAGGTTCTGGCCCGCAATCGGTCCTTCATCTTCTTTGCCGAGATCGCAACGACCGATCCGGACCTCGGACCCGTTGCCGCCGCCGGCGTCCAGCTGACGCCCGGCCGGTCGCTGGCGGTCGACCGCAACCTGATGACCTTCCACATGCCGATCTGGCTGTCGCTGGATATTCCCCTCGACGGGATTTCGCGGGGAACGGCGGTCGAGCGTCTCATGATCGCCCAGGACACCGGCTCGGCCATCGTTGGCCCGGCGCGCGGCGATATCTTCTTCGGAACCGGCGAGGCCGCCTGGCGGCAGGCGGCGCCGGTGCGCCATGCGGCCGATTTCACGGTGCTCGTCCCGCGGGATGCAGTCGAGGGGGCTGGCCGCCGTGGCACGTGACAGGCGGCGTCGCGGCCTTTCGGAGGAGGAGCAGCGGCTCTGGACGGCTGTCAAGCAGACCGTCAAGCCGATGCATCCCGAGGCCCGCCAGCCGGAACCGCCGCCGGTGCCCGTCGAGGATGCGCCGGAATCGGCTGCCGCAGGCCGGGACAGGCTCAAGAGTTCGACCGCCGGCTCAAGCCCGAAGCCGCCAACGCCGCAAAAACCCGCCGTCAAACCGGCCCTGCCGCCGCTGCAGCCGGTGGCCCGCAAGACCCGCCAGAAGCTTGTCCGTGATCCGCAGCTGATCGAGGCTCGCATCGATCTTCACGGGCTCACCCAGGCCGACGCGCATCATCGCCTCGTCGGCTTCCTGCACACGGCGCAGGCGAGGGGCCTCAAGGTCGTGCTGGTGATCACTGGCAAGGGCGGAACGCCGTATCACGGCTTCACGGGCCTGCATCTGCCGGAACGCGGCGTTCTGCGCCGCGTGGTGCCGCAATGGCTGGCCCTGCCGGATCTGCGCCGCATCGTGCACGGCTACGAGGAAGCGCATGTCAGCCACGGTGGCGCGGGCGCCCTCTATGTCTTCCTGCGACGGGCAAAGCCTGGAAGACCGTAACGGGCGGCCGATGACGGCCACCCTGCCTTTCAAACCATTCCACAGTGCTGAAACCGGGCGATCATGCGTTCATGCGCCTTTGCGAGACCGCATGATACTCCAAATGAGTAGCCGGCTAACTGTCGGCTTTACCGGCCGACGTCGCGGGCGTAGTCGCGCTTCACGCGCCGGAAATACTCGTTCGGCGTGATGAGATGCGCGTCGACCAGCTTGGCGTTCTTGATCGCTTCATTCCAGAAGTGCACCTCGCTGTCGCGCAGGGCATAGCTCGACCGCTCGATCGCATACTGGCGGCGTGCGGCCTCCTCATAGGAAATCAGCCCCTTGTTGCGCCAGATGCCGATGTCCTTCTTCTGGTTCTCCACGGCCGGAAGGCGCGAGGAGGACGGCGGCAACTGCGGCGGAACGCCGACGCAGGCAGCAAGAAGGAGGGGAAAGCTGAGCGCACACAACAGCAGTTTTTTCTTCATGGGGCAGGCCTGTTTTGGACTGGGTTGGGCAAAGCGGCGCAATTGTGCCGTGAAGAGCCTAAGGATTTGTGACCCTGAAGAACGGCTTGCCTGCCGGGCACGCCATGACGCACGCCACGGCCGTCAAGGCGGTCCGCACGAAGTCAGAACGGTCAGGGGCGGGGTTGGTTCCCGCCCAGGTCAATGGGCCAGGGCAATGGGAAAGCGGCGAGGGCTCGCGCAGCGCCTAAAAGCCGAGCGCCGATCCGTCCTTGCGCTGATCGGAGCCGCCGCGAAGCAGGCCCTTCTCCCGGTCGATCCAGATCGCCTGCGCCCCGCCGATCGGGTCTTCGGCGGCAACCACGGTATGGCCGAGGGCGATCAGCGCCTTGCGCGTATCCAGATCGATCGTCGGCTCGACCTTGAGGGTCCCATCGAAGGCGAAGCTGCGCGGCGCATCGATCGCCGCCTGAATGTCGAGGCCCCGGTCGAGGACGCCGGACAGGAAGGCCGCATGGCCCGCCGCCTGATAGTGCCCGCCCATGACGCCGAAGGGCATCACCGCCGCGCCGTCCTTGCACAGCATGCCGGGAATGATCGTGTGCATCGGCCGCTTGCGCGGACCGATGGCGTTGGGGTGACCGTCGATGAGGCGGAAGGACGAGCCGCGATTGTGGAAGAGAACGCCGGTTTTCGGATCGAGCCGGCCCGATCCGAAACTGTGGAAGATGGAGTTGATCAGCGAGATGGCGTTGCCGTCCCGGTCGACGACCGACAAATAGACCGTGTCGCGGTGCTCGGCGCCGCTCCAGAGCTTCGGCGCCATCGCCTTGTCGAGGCTGATGCTCTCGCGAAGCTCGCGGGCGATGTCGCCGCCGAGCAGCAGCGCCGGATCGACCGACAGATGCTCCGGGTCGCCGAGCAGGGCGTCGCGGTGGTGATAGGCAATCTTGGCCGCTTCCGCGTGGAGGTGGATGCGCGCCGCCGGCGACAGGTCCTCGCCGAGATCGAAGCCCGACAGCATGTTCAGCATCATCAGCGCGACGACGCCCTGTCCGTTCGGCGGGCATTCGAAGACATCGTAGCCGCGATAGGACGTGGAGATCGGGTTCACCCAGTCGGCGCCGTCGACCGCGCTCTCGAAATCCTCCATCTCGTGCAGACCGCCGAGGCCCTTGAGGCAGGCGACCATGGACGCGGCGATGGGGCCTTCATAAAAGGCCTTGGAGCCACCCGCCGCGATGGCGCGCAGGGTCGCGCCAAGCGCCGGCTGCGCGTGGCGGTCACCGGCCTGCGGGGGCTTGCCTGCGGGCAGGAAGAGCGCGGAGGCGTGCTCGTCCCCCGCGGCGACGGCCTGATCGTCGGCCCAGTCGAAGGCAACGCGGGGTGTGACCGGGTAGCCGTCTTCCGCGTAGGCGATGGCGCGGGCGAACAGGCGGTCCAGCGGCAGGGACCCGTGTTCGTCGTGCAGCTTGCACCAGGCGGCGATCGCGCCGGGCACCGTCACGGCATGGGCGCTCGTCTCGCCGATCTCGGAAAGGCCGAGAGAGCGAAGCTTTTCGACACTTGCAGCGGCGGGTGCGCGTCCCGAGCCGTTGAGGGCCTTCACCGGACCGTTCGCCGCCTTGTAGAGCAGAAAGCAGTCGCCGCCGATGCCCGTCATCAGCGGGTCGACGACGCATTGCACGGCGACGGCGGCGATGGCGGCGTCGACCGCATTGCCGCCGAGCGCGAGAATTTCCAGTCCGGCGGAGGTCGAAAGCGGATGCGAGGTCGCGATCATCGCCTCGGTTGCCAGCGTCGTGTCGCGGCCGGGCCGGAAAAAGTCTCTCATCTCAATCGCCTGTCTATGATGAACGGAAGGGGCTGCATCGATCGCCGGCGGTCATGCCGCTGGCGGCTCAATCCATGCCAGAAAGGCATCGATCCGTTCAAGCGCAACCTCGTCGCCCACTTGCCTGCCGTCGAAACCGAGGTCGCCGATCGGTGACACCTTCATGCCCTTCGGCAGGACGAAGGTCACGGGCACGTCCGCAAGATTGAACAGGCAGAGCATTTCCTTGCCCTCGTGCCGGCGGACGAAGGCGACGGTCTCGTGTTCGGCCTCGATGAATTCGACGTCGCCCTTCACCAGCACCGGCGTCTGGCGGCGGAAGGCAAGGAAGGAGCGGAAGTGCTCCAGGATCGAGCCGGGCTGCCCCGTCTGCCGGTCGACGGCGAGCGGCAGGTGCTCCGCCGGAACGGGCAACCAGGGCCTTGCGCCTGAAAACCCACCGTTGACGGCCCCTTCGGTCCAGACCATCGGTGTGCGACAGCCGTCGCGGCCCTTGAACTCCGGCCAGAAGCGGATGCCGTAGGGATCGACCAGATCCTCGAAGGCGAGTTCTGCTTCCGTGAGTCCGAGTTCCTCGCCTTGATAGAGGCAGACCGAGCCGCGAAGGGAAAGGAGCAACGCGCAGAGCACCTTGGCGAGCCGCTTCGGGTCGGCGCTGCGCGAGGCAAAGCGCGAGATCGCACGCGGAACGTCGTGGTTGGAAAAGGCCCAGCAGGGCCAGCTGCCCTTCGAGCCGGCCTCGAAGCGACCGATGGTGGAGGTCAGGAACTCCCGCCCGTAGCCGTCGCCGAGAAGATCGAAGGTGTAGCACATGTGGAGCTTGTCGCCGCCGGACGTATAGGCGGCCATCAGCTCGATGGACCGCTTGCCGTCACCGACCTCGCCGACGGCCGCGGCCCCGGGATACTCATTGAGAAGCGAGCGAAAACGCTTCAGGAATTTCAGGTTTTCCGGCTGG is part of the Hartmannibacter diazotrophicus genome and encodes:
- the gyrB gene encoding DNA topoisomerase (ATP-hydrolyzing) subunit B, whose product is MSEAVEAVTPEYGAESIKVLKGLDAVRKRPGMYIGDTDDGSGLHHMVYEVVDNAIDEALAGHATEVRVTLNAEGSVTVSDNGRGIPTDIHSGEGVSAAEVIMTQLHAGGKFDQNSYKVSGGLHGVGVSVVNALSTWLDLRIWRAGNEHRMRFRHGDPEAPLKIVGPADGRKGTEVTFMPSPETFTMIEFDYATLERRLRELAFLNSGVRIILSDLRGVEPRVDELHYEGGLEAFVRYLDRSKKPLIAAPITTSTERDGVTVEAALWWNDSYHEHVLCFTNNIPQRDGGTHLAGFRGALTRQVTSYAESSGIAKREKVSLTGDDCREGLTCVLSVKVPDPKFSSQTKDKLVSSEVRPVVEGALNEAFATWFEEHPAEAKVIVSKVCEAAAAREAARKARELTRRKGALDVASLPGKLADCQERDPSKSEIFIVEGDSAGGSAKSGRNRANQAILPLRGKILNVERARFDKMLSSDMIGTLITALGTSIGPDEFNADKLRYHKIIIMTDADVDGAHIRTLLLTFFFRQMPELIERGHIYIAQPPLYKVTRGKSETYLKDERAFEDFLIDQGLEDASLTLASGEVRAGEDLRAIINRARQIRAILEGLHTRYDRGVVEQAAIAGALNAEILSDHEKALVAAAYVARRLDILAEEYERGWTGEAREDGSLLFERTVRGVREATGVDHALLSSADARKLDGHSQHLQEIYGKAAMLRRREQEMPVRGPSALLDAIFALGRKGITMQRYKGLGEMNAEQLWETTLDPSIRSLLQVKVSEAMEADDIFMRLMGDEVEPRREFIQTNALSVANLDV
- a CDS encoding FxsA family protein, which produces MPLLFLLPVFVLLLPAIEIAVFIIVGAKIGVLATLGLVAAGILIGGALLRSQGIRVLTRLRSEMDAGRIPGTELVEGALLAVAALMVLTPGFVTSGLGFLLLVPPIRHAIASTIQSRMTVTVATRGTTGGGFRRRDGVVDLDPEDYSSHEGHPPRPGTLPRPGD
- a CDS encoding Tim44/TimA family putative adaptor protein, with translation MDLTSLIFLVIAVAVFWRLRSVLGSRTGNERPPVDPYSKRDEQVASNNDNVVTLPSARRREGDVPAEANQHIDAVAPEGTALNDALKTILSADSSFDPDYFLEGAKAAYEMIVTAYAKGDRGELKSLLSTEVFTSFASAIGEREKQGQKMDFTFVGVDKAEIIEAMLKDGDAQVTVRFVSQLISATYDANGTLIDGEPTKVAEVTDIWTFARPVRARDPNWKLVATEADG
- the mltA gene encoding murein transglycosylase A, producing MTSSHPSARLKPIGFSDLEGWAGDDHGAAFSAFRLSAEKILASPPSTKGLGLSGDALVGPAEAALRQGSGTDADTARRFFEHWFVPHRIRPAEGGGFVTGYFEPEVEGSRHRSERFPTPLYARPIGLAEIPSGADRGSVPKDVTWALATPDGLAEMPDRGAIQAGALDGRGLELVYVKSLVEAFFIHVQGSARIRLAEGGSMRVGFAGKTGHPYFPVGKVLIERGLFQPHEVTADVLRHWLDTHPEDVPEVLARNRSFIFFAEIATTDPDLGPVAAAGVQLTPGRSLAVDRNLMTFHMPIWLSLDIPLDGISRGTAVERLMIAQDTGSAIVGPARGDIFFGTGEAAWRQAAPVRHAADFTVLVPRDAVEGAGRRGT
- a CDS encoding Smr/MutS family protein, which gives rise to MARDRRRRGLSEEEQRLWTAVKQTVKPMHPEARQPEPPPVPVEDAPESAAAGRDRLKSSTAGSSPKPPTPQKPAVKPALPPLQPVARKTRQKLVRDPQLIEARIDLHGLTQADAHHRLVGFLHTAQARGLKVVLVITGKGGTPYHGFTGLHLPERGVLRRVVPQWLALPDLRRIVHGYEEAHVSHGGAGALYVFLRRAKPGRP
- the ggt gene encoding gamma-glutamyltransferase, which gives rise to MRDFFRPGRDTTLATEAMIATSHPLSTSAGLEILALGGNAVDAAIAAVAVQCVVDPLMTGIGGDCFLLYKAANGPVKALNGSGRAPAAASVEKLRSLGLSEIGETSAHAVTVPGAIAAWCKLHDEHGSLPLDRLFARAIAYAEDGYPVTPRVAFDWADDQAVAAGDEHASALFLPAGKPPQAGDRHAQPALGATLRAIAAGGSKAFYEGPIAASMVACLKGLGGLHEMEDFESAVDGADWVNPISTSYRGYDVFECPPNGQGVVALMMLNMLSGFDLGEDLSPAARIHLHAEAAKIAYHHRDALLGDPEHLSVDPALLLGGDIARELRESISLDKAMAPKLWSGAEHRDTVYLSVVDRDGNAISLINSIFHSFGSGRLDPKTGVLFHNRGSSFRLIDGHPNAIGPRKRPMHTIIPGMLCKDGAAVMPFGVMGGHYQAAGHAAFLSGVLDRGLDIQAAIDAPRSFAFDGTLKVEPTIDLDTRKALIALGHTVVAAEDPIGGAQAIWIDREKGLLRGGSDQRKDGSALGF
- a CDS encoding alpha-glucosidase — its product is MTSKRLSPKPTQIAAQDPDWWRGAVIYQVYPRSFQDSNDDGIGDLKGITSRLAYLADLGVDAVWLSPIFTSPMKDFGYDISDYCDVDPIFGTIADFDDLVAEAHRLGLKVMIDQVISHTADVHPWFAESRASRDNDKADWYVWADANPDGTPPNNWLSVFGGSAWEWDTRRCQYYLHNFLTSQPDLNYHSSEVQAAILDTVRFWLERGVDGFRMDTVNYYFHDQRLRDNPPNTTGGFGADAPEVNPYGHQDHIHDKNQPENLKFLKRFRSLLNEYPGAAAVGEVGDGKRSIELMAAYTSGGDKLHMCYTFDLLGDGYGREFLTSTIGRFEAGSKGSWPCWAFSNHDVPRAISRFASRSADPKRLAKVLCALLLSLRGSVCLYQGEELGLTEAELAFEDLVDPYGIRFWPEFKGRDGCRTPMVWTEGAVNGGFSGARPWLPVPAEHLPLAVDRQTGQPGSILEHFRSFLAFRRQTPVLVKGDVEFIEAEHETVAFVRRHEGKEMLCLFNLADVPVTFVLPKGMKVSPIGDLGFDGRQVGDEVALERIDAFLAWIEPPAA